A genome region from Methanomicrobiales archaeon includes the following:
- the tsaA gene encoding tRNA (N6-threonylcarbamoyladenosine(37)-N6)-methyltransferase TrmO yields the protein MILKPIGVVHSLYRTRTDAPRQGRFGDAVSELEIYPEYTEGLHLLERNRYLIVLTWFHLAERHTLRVLPPHRQEEHGVFATRSPDRPNPIGISLVKLLGIEKNRIFVQWLDAIDGTPLLDIKPFSRDLDCVNQEENVTQRGTSR from the coding sequence TTGATCCTGAAGCCGATAGGGGTGGTGCATTCTCTCTACCGAACCCGCACGGATGCGCCGCGTCAGGGGCGGTTTGGCGATGCGGTCTCCGAGCTGGAGATCTATCCCGAGTACACCGAGGGTCTCCACCTCCTGGAGAGAAACCGGTACCTGATCGTTCTTACCTGGTTTCATCTCGCCGAGCGGCACACGCTGCGCGTCCTGCCCCCGCACCGGCAGGAAGAGCACGGGGTCTTTGCAACCCGATCCCCCGACCGACCGAATCCCATAGGGATCTCATTAGTGAAACTGCTGGGCATAGAGAAAAACCGAATCTTCGTGCAGTGGCTGGATGCGATCGACGGCACTCCTCTCCTCGATATCAAGCCGTTCTCTCGCGATCTGGATTGCGTGAACCAGGAGGAGAACGTCACGCAAAGAGGTACGTCTCGCTGA
- a CDS encoding cupredoxin domain-containing protein yields MSVVIVCLTARNMAFDTDSITVPAAAEVTVQFRNLDDGISHNLSVYRSPDRVDTIFRGEPISGPGIASYTFTAPREPGTYYFQCDMYPDLMYGEFIVEEEGV; encoded by the coding sequence ATGTCTGTGGTGATTGTATGCCTGACCGCACGCAACATGGCCTTTGACACGGATAGCATAACGGTTCCCGCCGCTGCCGAGGTGACCGTTCAGTTCCGGAACCTGGACGACGGAATCTCCCATAATCTCTCCGTCTACCGCTCGCCCGATCGGGTGGACACGATCTTCAGGGGAGAGCCCATCTCCGGTCCGGGGATCGCCAGCTATACGTTCACGGCACCCCGGGAGCCGGGCACGTACTACTTTCAATGCGATATGTACCCCGACCTCATGTACGGAGAGTTCATCGTCGAGGAGGAGGGCGTTTAA
- a CDS encoding fasciclin domain-containing protein, whose translation MKRHYRTLASLAVVIVFALLAVAGAQEGLGNVTPNETAAGMNLTDGNVTLERNIAEIVNATEDLSTLNTALEATTLNQTLQEPGPFTVFAPTNAAFDSLPPGVLDALLQNASRNATEQRNMTQQQNVTQNQTGNLTQQQNMTQQRNMTQQQNMTQQQNMTGNQTGNLTDILLYHVVAGNYSEMELMNLTTLQTLQGENLTIGTVNGNLTVNNATVESIIPASNGFVYTIDAVLMPGEANVTANETVPSELTANASLVITNESVTPATVTVPGGAQVSLTVENQDLDDEHNIIVYRADNRDDILFQSTMIPAGNTEEFTFIAPGEPGTYAFEVGPGPDTMTGEFIVE comes from the coding sequence ATGAAGAGACATTATCGTACCCTGGCATCCCTGGCGGTAGTGATCGTCTTCGCCCTGCTCGCAGTAGCGGGGGCTCAAGAGGGGCTGGGGAATGTGACCCCCAACGAGACGGCCGCAGGGATGAACCTCACCGACGGGAATGTGACTCTGGAGAGGAACATCGCAGAGATCGTCAACGCCACCGAGGATCTCTCCACACTGAACACAGCCCTGGAGGCGACCACTCTCAACCAGACGCTCCAGGAGCCGGGTCCCTTCACGGTCTTCGCCCCGACAAATGCCGCCTTCGACAGCCTGCCCCCGGGCGTTCTGGATGCGCTGCTCCAGAACGCGTCGCGGAATGCGACCGAGCAGCGGAACATGACGCAGCAGCAGAACGTTACCCAGAACCAGACCGGGAACCTCACCCAGCAGCAGAACATGACACAACAGCGGAACATGACACAACAGCAGAACATGACACAACAGCAGAACATGACCGGAAACCAGACCGGGAACCTAACCGATATCCTGCTCTACCATGTCGTGGCGGGGAACTACAGCGAGATGGAGCTGATGAATCTCACCACTCTGCAGACGCTCCAGGGGGAGAATCTCACGATCGGGACAGTAAACGGCAACCTCACGGTCAACAACGCCACAGTCGAGAGTATTATCCCGGCCAGCAATGGGTTCGTCTATACCATCGATGCCGTTCTGATGCCGGGAGAGGCTAATGTGACCGCGAATGAGACGGTCCCGTCTGAGCTGACGGCGAATGCGAGTCTGGTAATTACAAACGAGTCCGTGACCCCCGCGACGGTCACGGTTCCGGGCGGTGCGCAGGTGAGTCTCACCGTGGAGAACCAGGATCTCGACGACGAGCACAATATCATCGTCTACCGTGCCGACAACCGTGACGACATCCTGTTCCAGAGCACGATGATCCCTGCGGGGAATACGGAAGAGTTCACGTTCATTGCTCCCGGTGAGCCGGGAACGTACGCCTTCGAGGTGGGTCCCGGACCCGACACCATGACTGGCGAGTTCATCGTGGAATAG
- a CDS encoding Mrp/NBP35 family ATP-binding protein codes for MVKNSSNTGRKNPENAAEQKQNPGAEECPGTCETCPHAQGCPPEQKRAVQAGMPEKARISVRHVILVLSGKGGVGKSTVSVNLATALANHGYKVGLADLDIHGPNIPSMLGVEGQQLGILGNKIEPVRVTGNLSVISMAFLLPKKETPIIWRGPMKMSAIRQFLEDVDWGDLDYLVVDLPPGTGDEALSIIQLAPHITGAVIVTTPQDVATLDARKAVKFIEKLDLRVLGIVENMSGMVCPHCGEEIDLFGSGGGKKAAEELGVPFLGAIPVDPEMRKAADEGRPFIIRRGTDNPTWTAVDQVMENLIKVVEGE; via the coding sequence ATGGTAAAAAATTCCTCGAACACAGGCAGAAAAAATCCAGAAAATGCGGCAGAGCAGAAGCAGAATCCCGGAGCGGAAGAGTGCCCGGGAACCTGTGAAACCTGTCCGCATGCCCAGGGATGTCCTCCCGAGCAGAAAAGGGCTGTTCAGGCAGGAATGCCGGAGAAAGCCCGGATCAGCGTCAGACATGTCATTCTGGTTCTGAGCGGAAAGGGAGGCGTCGGAAAGAGTACAGTTTCCGTTAATTTGGCTACGGCACTCGCGAACCACGGATACAAGGTCGGGCTTGCGGATCTGGATATTCACGGCCCCAATATCCCCAGCATGCTCGGCGTGGAGGGGCAGCAGCTCGGAATCCTGGGCAACAAGATAGAGCCGGTGCGCGTGACGGGGAATCTCAGCGTGATCTCCATGGCGTTTCTGCTGCCGAAGAAAGAGACGCCGATCATATGGAGGGGCCCGATGAAGATGTCAGCGATCCGTCAGTTCCTCGAGGACGTGGACTGGGGCGATCTCGATTACCTGGTCGTCGATCTCCCTCCGGGGACGGGCGACGAGGCGCTCTCGATCATCCAGCTGGCGCCGCACATCACCGGTGCAGTCATCGTGACCACGCCGCAGGATGTGGCGACTCTGGATGCCCGAAAGGCCGTCAAATTCATCGAGAAGCTGGATCTCAGAGTTCTCGGGATCGTAGAGAATATGAGCGGGATGGTCTGCCCCCACTGTGGAGAGGAGATCGACCTCTTCGGGAGCGGTGGCGGCAAAAAGGCTGCAGAGGAGCTCGGCGTACCCTTCCTGGGTGCCATTCCCGTAGACCCGGAGATGCGCAAGGCTGCCGACGAGGGAAGGCCGTTCATCATACGGAGGGGCACGGACAACCCCACCTGGACGGCTGTCGACCAGGTTATGGAGAACCTGATCAAGGTAGTTGAGGGCGAATGA
- a CDS encoding P-II family nitrogen regulator codes for MKLIKAVIRPERLEFVKKALEDRGIFGMTCMEVMGRGEQKGIALKYRRSTMTIEFIPKVCIEVVIKDEDAARVLDAIIGAGRTGKIGDGRIFVIPVERSIRVRTGEEMQG; via the coding sequence ATGAAACTGATAAAGGCTGTCATCCGCCCTGAAAGACTCGAGTTCGTTAAGAAAGCCCTGGAGGACAGGGGTATCTTCGGAATGACCTGCATGGAGGTGATGGGGCGCGGGGAGCAGAAGGGTATCGCTCTCAAGTATCGTCGCAGCACCATGACCATCGAGTTCATCCCGAAGGTCTGCATCGAGGTCGTGATCAAGGATGAGGATGCAGCGAGGGTTCTCGATGCCATAATAGGTGCGGGCAGGACAGGGAAGATCGGCGATGGACGCATCTTCGTCATCCCCGTGGAGCGATCCATCCGGGTGCGTACAGGCGAGGAGATGCAGGGTTAG
- a CDS encoding ammonium transporter: protein MALDTGTTAWMLTATALVMLMTPGVGFFYGGLVRRKNFISMVALSFLAFALVSVQWILVGYSLAFGTDLGGLIGNLEFMGLNGVGLEAGDAGYSPMLFMVFQLVFAAITMAIVTSGMAERVKLSSFVVFALLWTTFVYDPLAHWAWGGGWAMTLGSLDFAGGTVVHISSGFAALAVALVIGKRAGFGEYPMEPHNIPMTLLGTALLWFGWFGFNAGSALAANEIAVNAFVVTNTSAAAGALAWLFASWLKGRPASLGMVGGAVAGLVAITPAAGYVGPIAALAIGAIAGLICYRAMLFRIDRKLDESLDAWAVHGIGGLWGAIATGIFATAAINGYPGLIEGNVDQFLANAGGALAALVYAFVITLAIAKFIDLTMGLRVSEEEEYVGLDISQHGERA from the coding sequence ATGGCACTCGATACAGGGACAACTGCATGGATGCTCACGGCAACGGCACTGGTCATGCTGATGACGCCTGGTGTGGGATTCTTCTACGGCGGGCTGGTGCGGAGGAAGAACTTCATCTCCATGGTCGCCCTCTCGTTCCTGGCCTTCGCGCTGGTGAGCGTCCAGTGGATCCTCGTGGGGTATTCCCTTGCGTTCGGGACGGACCTCGGAGGGCTGATCGGCAACCTCGAGTTCATGGGGCTGAATGGAGTCGGGCTCGAAGCGGGCGATGCAGGGTACTCACCGATGCTCTTCATGGTGTTCCAGCTGGTCTTTGCGGCGATCACCATGGCCATCGTCACATCGGGAATGGCTGAGCGCGTCAAGCTTTCGTCCTTCGTCGTCTTCGCCCTCCTCTGGACGACGTTCGTCTACGACCCCCTGGCGCACTGGGCCTGGGGCGGCGGCTGGGCGATGACTTTAGGCTCGCTGGATTTCGCCGGAGGGACCGTCGTCCACATCAGCTCCGGGTTCGCAGCCCTTGCCGTGGCGCTGGTCATCGGGAAGCGTGCAGGCTTCGGGGAGTACCCCATGGAGCCCCACAACATACCCATGACGCTCCTGGGAACCGCGCTGCTCTGGTTTGGCTGGTTCGGATTCAATGCAGGTAGCGCTCTCGCCGCGAACGAGATTGCGGTGAATGCGTTTGTGGTGACCAACACCTCTGCCGCTGCCGGCGCACTCGCCTGGCTCTTCGCCAGCTGGCTGAAAGGCAGGCCAGCCTCCCTGGGCATGGTCGGGGGTGCCGTGGCCGGCCTCGTCGCGATCACTCCTGCGGCCGGATACGTGGGGCCGATCGCTGCTCTCGCCATCGGCGCTATCGCCGGGCTGATCTGCTATCGGGCAATGCTCTTCCGTATCGACCGCAAGCTGGACGAGAGTCTGGATGCATGGGCAGTCCACGGTATCGGCGGCCTCTGGGGAGCGATCGCCACCGGGATCTTTGCAACAGCCGCGATCAACGGATACCCGGGGCTTATTGAGGGGAACGTGGATCAGTTCCTGGCCAACGCGGGCGGTGCCTTGGCGGCTCTGGTCTACGCATTCGTGATAACACTTGCAATCGCGAAGTTCATCGATCTGACAATGGGTTTACGCGTCTCCGAGGAGGAGGAGTATGTCGGCCTGGACATCTCCCAGCACGGGGAGCGCGCATAA
- the glnA gene encoding type I glutamate--ammonia ligase, which produces MSRDVVGETLARIEADLVRFIRLQFADIVGIPKNVAIPVEQAEKALTDGIWFDGSSIEGFARIEESDMLLKPDPATYTVLPWRPADARVARFICDVYTYGNKPFEGDPRYILKKAIADAQKMGFSTFNTGPELEFFLFKMVDGKPSVQFQDAGGYFDLAPSDAAEDVRRDIVMGLTQMGFEIEASHHEVAESQHEIDFKYSDALDTADKVITLKFATKTLALRRGLHATFMAKPIAGINGSGMHTHGSLMKDGKNAFYDPDGDRQLSDTARYYIGGLLKHAKAITRVANPTINSYKRLVPGYEAPVYISWSASNRSALVRVPAARGNSTRAEFRSPDPMCNPYLTFACMLAAGLDGIRNKVDPGESTDVNIYHLTEKERKKRGIEMLPGTLKEANGFLMEDKILCDTLGPHVCENLNRICELETDAYRLAVHPWELERYLAMY; this is translated from the coding sequence ATGAGTAGAGATGTTGTCGGCGAGACGCTCGCGCGGATCGAGGCCGATCTGGTCAGGTTCATCCGCCTCCAGTTTGCAGACATCGTGGGGATTCCTAAAAACGTGGCGATTCCCGTAGAGCAGGCGGAGAAGGCCCTGACAGATGGTATATGGTTTGACGGCTCTTCCATTGAAGGTTTTGCACGGATCGAGGAGTCGGATATGCTGCTCAAACCCGATCCGGCTACGTATACCGTCCTGCCCTGGAGGCCGGCGGATGCGCGGGTGGCGCGCTTTATCTGCGACGTGTACACCTACGGCAACAAGCCCTTCGAAGGGGATCCGAGATATATACTGAAAAAGGCGATTGCAGATGCCCAGAAGATGGGTTTCAGCACATTTAATACCGGTCCGGAGCTCGAGTTCTTCCTCTTCAAGATGGTGGACGGCAAACCCTCGGTCCAGTTTCAGGATGCGGGAGGTTACTTTGACCTGGCGCCGAGCGACGCAGCGGAGGATGTGCGGCGTGACATCGTGATGGGGCTTACACAGATGGGGTTCGAGATCGAGGCCTCCCACCACGAAGTGGCGGAGAGCCAGCATGAGATTGACTTCAAGTACTCCGACGCCCTGGATACGGCAGACAAAGTGATCACCCTCAAGTTCGCCACGAAGACGCTGGCTCTCCGGAGAGGGCTGCATGCAACCTTCATGGCCAAACCCATCGCGGGTATCAACGGCAGCGGTATGCACACCCATGGTTCTCTCATGAAGGACGGCAAGAACGCATTCTATGATCCGGATGGCGACAGACAGCTCTCGGACACGGCGCGCTATTACATTGGAGGGCTGCTGAAACACGCCAAAGCGATTACCCGGGTCGCGAATCCCACGATCAACTCCTACAAGAGACTGGTGCCCGGCTATGAAGCCCCTGTGTATATCTCCTGGAGCGCCTCGAACCGATCCGCTCTCGTACGCGTCCCGGCAGCCAGGGGCAACAGCACCCGTGCGGAGTTCCGGAGCCCCGATCCAATGTGCAACCCCTACCTCACCTTCGCATGCATGCTCGCGGCGGGGCTGGATGGTATCCGGAATAAGGTGGACCCCGGGGAGAGCACAGACGTGAACATCTACCACCTAACGGAGAAAGAGCGTAAGAAGAGGGGCATCGAGATGCTGCCGGGCACACTCAAAGAGGCGAACGGTTTCCTCATGGAAGATAAGATCCTCTGCGATACACTGGGCCCGCACGTCTGCGAGAACCTCAACCGCATCTGCGAGCTCGAGACCGATGCCTACCGGCTCGCCGTCCACCCCTGGGAGCTGGAACGGTACCTCGCCATGTACTAA
- a CDS encoding glutamine amidotransferase family protein, producing MCGIIGVIDRSLQAMDGSHIRRALSTMNERGSGEGAGYAAYGVYPEFKDYYALHVFFDEIHGTKESLEDLLGQWGRIVHDEEIPTYEQPNVRKIHTPWRYFFEPDRRLMPWSASPEDDIVARIVMQVNSQRKGSLIFSSGKNIGVFKASGWPEDVANFFRIEDYRGYIWLGHNRYPTNTPGWWGGAHPFNLLGWSVVHNGEITSYGTNRRYIESFGYQCTMFTDTEVVAYLIDLLVRRHRLSDEMAVRALAPPFWDEIEQMPQKERELYTALRLAYGPAMMNGPFAIVVANPDGIVGFTDRIKLRPLVAGECGDRLFISSEEAAIRAMEPEVDGIFMPGAGEAVVGRVVR from the coding sequence ATGTGTGGCATTATCGGTGTTATTGACCGCTCTTTGCAGGCGATGGATGGTTCGCATATCAGGCGAGCCCTCTCGACGATGAACGAACGCGGTAGCGGTGAGGGTGCAGGGTATGCAGCGTACGGCGTCTATCCCGAGTTCAAGGACTACTACGCGCTTCATGTCTTCTTCGACGAGATCCATGGGACGAAGGAGTCGTTAGAAGATCTGCTTGGGCAATGGGGAAGAATCGTTCACGATGAGGAGATCCCCACATACGAGCAGCCCAATGTGCGCAAGATTCACACCCCGTGGCGCTACTTCTTCGAACCCGACCGGAGACTGATGCCCTGGTCCGCATCCCCGGAAGACGACATCGTTGCACGGATCGTGATGCAGGTAAACAGTCAGCGCAAAGGCTCCCTCATCTTCTCGTCCGGGAAGAACATCGGGGTATTCAAGGCATCGGGCTGGCCCGAGGATGTGGCAAACTTCTTTCGGATCGAGGACTACCGGGGCTATATCTGGCTGGGGCACAACCGCTATCCCACAAATACTCCTGGGTGGTGGGGCGGCGCACACCCCTTCAACCTGCTGGGATGGAGTGTGGTGCACAACGGGGAGATCACATCTTACGGGACAAACCGCCGGTATATCGAGAGCTTCGGGTACCAGTGCACCATGTTCACGGATACAGAGGTGGTCGCCTACCTGATCGATCTCCTCGTCCGCAGGCACCGCCTATCCGATGAGATGGCAGTGAGGGCGCTTGCACCCCCGTTCTGGGACGAGATCGAACAGATGCCTCAAAAAGAACGGGAACTCTACACCGCGCTCCGCCTGGCATACGGTCCGGCGATGATGAACGGGCCCTTTGCCATCGTCGTGGCAAACCCGGACGGCATCGTGGGATTCACGGACCGCATCAAGCTCCGTCCGCTGGTCGCCGGGGAATGCGGGGATCGGCTGTTCATCAGCAGCGAGGAGGCGGCCATCCGTGCCATGGAGCCGGAAGTGGATGGCATTTTCATGCCGGGTGCAGGAGAAGCAGTCGTCGGGAGGGTCGTGAGGTGA
- a CDS encoding glutamate synthase-related protein has product MTLGSLPGRYRIKIDRDRCMLCERCIENCSYGVFRRDGERIHIDSRTCTACHRCIALCPRDAIDLVERPVDYRSHPLWTREAREAIYNQARSGRIILSGMGNALPYPVIFDRLVLDACQVTNPSIDPLREPMELRTHIGKKPARLEIRTEDGDVELLTQLSPALQLETPIMIAHMSYGAISLNAQLAMAKAATRSGTFMGTGEGGLHRALYPYQDRMIVQVASGRFGVDIDYLERGAAMEIKIGQGAKPGIGGHLPGEKVCADVSCTRMVPLHSDAISPAPHHDIYSIEDLKQLVRSLKEATEWKKPVFVKIAAVHNAAAIAAGIARSAADAVVIDGFRGGTGAAPRVFRDHVGIPIEAAIASVDQKLRDQGIRNEVSLIASGGIRESADVVKVIALGADAVYIGTAALVAMGCRVCGNCYRGLCPWGIATQREDLVRRLDPEEQSVHVENLIHAWTLEISELMGAAGINSIESLRGNRDRLRGYLLDEGILKVLDVKPVGA; this is encoded by the coding sequence GTGACCCTTGGGAGCCTGCCGGGCCGCTACCGAATCAAGATAGACAGGGATCGGTGCATGCTCTGTGAGCGCTGCATCGAGAACTGTTCCTACGGGGTGTTCCGGAGAGATGGAGAGCGCATTCATATCGACTCCAGAACGTGCACTGCCTGCCACCGTTGCATTGCCCTCTGCCCCCGGGATGCCATCGATCTCGTGGAGCGCCCTGTCGACTACCGCAGCCATCCTCTCTGGACCCGCGAGGCGCGGGAGGCGATTTACAACCAGGCTCGCTCTGGAAGGATCATCCTCTCAGGCATGGGGAACGCTCTCCCGTATCCAGTGATCTTCGATCGTCTGGTGCTGGATGCCTGCCAGGTGACGAATCCCAGTATCGATCCTCTACGGGAACCCATGGAGCTGCGCACCCATATCGGGAAGAAGCCCGCCCGGCTCGAGATCCGGACCGAAGACGGGGACGTCGAACTCCTCACGCAACTCTCCCCCGCCCTGCAGCTGGAGACTCCGATTATGATCGCGCATATGAGTTACGGAGCGATCAGCCTGAACGCCCAGCTGGCGATGGCGAAAGCGGCAACACGCTCCGGCACGTTCATGGGGACCGGGGAGGGAGGGCTGCACAGGGCGCTCTATCCCTACCAGGATCGCATGATCGTCCAGGTGGCGAGCGGCCGTTTCGGCGTGGACATCGATTATCTGGAGCGCGGAGCCGCGATGGAGATCAAGATCGGGCAGGGTGCGAAGCCGGGGATCGGCGGACACCTCCCCGGCGAGAAGGTATGCGCGGATGTCTCCTGCACCCGCATGGTCCCGCTCCACAGCGATGCGATCAGCCCGGCCCCGCACCATGACATCTACAGTATCGAGGACCTAAAGCAGCTCGTCAGGAGCCTGAAAGAGGCGACGGAATGGAAAAAACCCGTCTTTGTCAAGATCGCAGCAGTTCATAACGCAGCCGCCATAGCAGCGGGCATCGCGCGTTCTGCCGCCGATGCAGTGGTGATCGACGGTTTCCGTGGCGGGACAGGGGCAGCGCCGCGGGTCTTTCGCGATCATGTCGGCATCCCGATCGAGGCGGCGATCGCCAGCGTCGACCAGAAACTGCGGGATCAGGGTATCCGCAACGAAGTCTCTCTGATTGCGAGCGGCGGCATACGGGAGAGCGCGGATGTCGTAAAGGTGATCGCGCTCGGGGCGGATGCGGTGTACATCGGAACGGCGGCGCTCGTCGCCATGGGCTGCCGGGTCTGCGGCAACTGCTACCGCGGGCTCTGCCCCTGGGGGATTGCCACCCAGCGGGAGGATCTGGTGCGGCGGCTGGACCCGGAGGAGCAGTCCGTCCATGTGGAGAACCTGATCCATGCATGGACCTTGGAGATCTCCGAACTGATGGGTGCAGCCGGTATCAACAGCATCGAGAGCCTGCGGGGCAATCGGGACCGGCTCAGAGGATATCTCCTGGATGAAGGGATCCTGAAAGTGCTGGACGTCAAACCGGTAGGGGCATAG
- a CDS encoding Coenzyme F420 hydrogenase/dehydrogenase, beta subunit C-terminal domain — MEGKCYQDLEKAVWDAGICAGCGACVAVCPADAIYFRTGADSAHPVHCGYCKQATDDVPCGACYEVCPRASPVPATEQPPGDCIDWLTARAAFEVPGRQSGGAVTAILHNALEEGLIDAVVTVAEDRWTHRPSSVVITETDALIHQAGSRYAWWVPLVAALKEAVMIRKHRRIAVVGVPCVAAALARMRRSEHPLLRPFTRSIRLVIGLFCTESFDFHRLMEEKLGREHRIEPWQIRRLDVKGKLIVGLTDGRAIEIPLTRLEECVRPGCHACTDLTAREADISAGGIGSKEGCTTLILRTELGKGFVDDAVRTGRLIVSPEVDKDAIERLAAQKRNRRS; from the coding sequence ATGGAAGGGAAATGCTATCAGGATCTGGAGAAGGCGGTCTGGGACGCGGGAATCTGTGCAGGCTGCGGGGCGTGCGTTGCTGTCTGCCCGGCAGACGCAATCTACTTCAGGACAGGGGCTGATTCGGCCCACCCTGTCCATTGCGGTTACTGCAAGCAGGCGACGGACGATGTGCCGTGCGGTGCATGCTACGAGGTCTGCCCGAGGGCATCCCCCGTGCCTGCGACCGAGCAGCCTCCCGGGGACTGTATCGATTGGCTGACGGCACGCGCCGCGTTCGAGGTGCCGGGACGACAGAGCGGGGGAGCGGTGACCGCAATCCTCCATAACGCCCTCGAGGAAGGATTGATCGACGCTGTCGTTACCGTTGCCGAGGACCGCTGGACGCATCGCCCTTCGTCGGTGGTTATCACCGAGACCGATGCGCTGATCCACCAGGCAGGGAGCCGCTACGCCTGGTGGGTGCCGCTCGTAGCTGCCCTCAAAGAGGCGGTTATGATCCGCAAGCACCGCAGGATTGCGGTGGTGGGGGTTCCCTGCGTGGCCGCAGCACTCGCACGGATGCGCAGGAGCGAGCATCCGCTGCTGCGCCCCTTCACGCGGTCGATCCGGCTGGTAATCGGCCTTTTCTGCACGGAAAGTTTCGATTTCCATCGCCTCATGGAGGAGAAGCTCGGGCGGGAGCACCGGATCGAACCCTGGCAGATCCGCCGCCTGGACGTGAAGGGGAAGCTCATCGTCGGTCTTACCGATGGCCGCGCCATCGAGATCCCCCTCACCCGGCTTGAAGAATGCGTGCGCCCCGGCTGTCATGCATGCACGGACCTCACCGCACGGGAGGCAGACATCTCAGCAGGCGGTATCGGAAGCAAGGAAGGCTGCACCACGCTCATTCTCCGGACCGAGCTCGGGAAGGGTTTCGTCGACGATGCGGTTCGCACGGGAAGGCTGATCGTAAGCCCAGAGGTCGACAAAGACGCTATCGAGAGACTGGCCGCGCAGAAGAGAAATCGCAGGAGTTAG
- the cca gene encoding CCA tRNA nucleotidyltransferase, with translation MLDRIRPTEEERALVLSVAERLVRAIRASGVARPMIVGSVARNTWVRGDLDLDIFLLFPASISRRELEEQGLSLARRLAQTYGERWQEKYAEHPYINTQIGGIDVDLVPCFEVECAREIQSAVDRTPFHTLYLMERIGEWVDDVLLCKQFMMAGGIYGSDQMTEGFSGYLCELLILHYRGFRGLIRAAAAWKKRTYIDIEGHGAKQFDEPLVVIDPIDPARNVAAAVSLTRKFEFVELARGYLERPSPSFFFHTPQPPMRKEDFMRVLSERGTALYAIVLSTPPYIPDVVVPQLRKSQDAVVGLLERHGFSVNRSDCSMNGGKSMLLFELLEDTLPPVKRHVGPPLWSAENAAKFARKYQQNTYAGPFIQDGIYIVEIPRRYQRAFDLLSSQELLEVGHGRHIKQVLKEGWTVRAGAECWEEEFAEFIGRFLCRISPLTRIRRREERQAPGA, from the coding sequence GTGCTCGATAGGATCCGCCCCACGGAGGAGGAGCGGGCCCTGGTTCTGTCCGTTGCAGAGCGGCTGGTACGAGCCATCCGGGCGAGCGGCGTCGCCAGACCGATGATCGTGGGATCGGTCGCACGGAATACATGGGTGAGGGGCGATCTCGATCTGGACATCTTCCTGCTCTTTCCAGCCTCGATCTCACGGCGCGAGCTGGAGGAGCAGGGGCTGTCGCTGGCACGGCGCCTTGCCCAGACGTACGGCGAACGGTGGCAGGAGAAGTACGCGGAGCATCCCTACATCAACACGCAGATCGGGGGCATTGACGTCGATCTCGTCCCCTGCTTCGAGGTGGAGTGCGCACGGGAGATCCAGAGCGCGGTCGACAGAACGCCGTTCCACACCCTATACCTCATGGAGCGGATCGGGGAGTGGGTGGACGATGTGCTGCTCTGTAAACAGTTCATGATGGCCGGGGGGATCTACGGATCGGACCAGATGACGGAGGGGTTCTCGGGATACCTCTGCGAACTTCTCATCCTCCACTACAGAGGGTTCCGAGGTCTGATCAGGGCTGCTGCAGCCTGGAAGAAGCGCACGTACATCGACATCGAAGGGCATGGAGCGAAGCAGTTCGACGAACCCCTGGTGGTCATCGATCCGATCGATCCCGCCCGCAACGTGGCGGCTGCGGTGTCGCTCACGCGGAAATTCGAGTTCGTGGAACTGGCCCGGGGATACCTGGAGCGCCCCTCGCCCTCCTTCTTCTTCCACACCCCGCAGCCGCCCATGCGGAAGGAGGATTTCATGCGTGTCCTCTCCGAACGAGGCACGGCGCTCTACGCAATCGTTCTGTCGACGCCCCCGTACATCCCCGACGTGGTGGTGCCGCAGCTGCGTAAAAGTCAGGATGCGGTCGTCGGTCTGCTAGAACGGCATGGTTTTTCCGTGAACCGTTCGGACTGCTCGATGAACGGCGGGAAGAGCATGCTCCTCTTCGAGCTGCTCGAAGACACGCTCCCGCCGGTGAAGCGGCACGTGGGACCGCCCCTCTGGTCGGCAGAGAATGCGGCTAAATTTGCCCGCAAGTACCAGCAGAACACCTACGCCGGTCCTTTCATACAGGACGGGATCTACATTGTCGAGATTCCGCGACGGTATCAGCGGGCCTTCGACCTCCTGTCCTCACAGGAACTGCTGGAGGTGGGTCACGGACGGCATATCAAGCAGGTGCTCAAAGAGGGATGGACGGTGCGTGCCGGCGCCGAATGCTGGGAGGAGGAGTTCGCCGAATTCATCGGCAGATTCCTCTGCAGGATCTCTCCTCTGACACGGATCCGGCGCCGGGAGGAACGCCAGGCGCCAGGCGCGTGA